One window of Cohnella hashimotonis genomic DNA carries:
- the ptsP gene encoding phosphoenolpyruvate--protein phosphotransferase yields MIQAIGGSEGIAIGKAFVLPNWEWELPEQKIDALDLALEFERLYEGVKRSKTEIRQMKNDLDEAVGAGEASIFDAHLAILDDPVFMNEIQGIIQRQYKAAEVAVKEAIDHFVTMFDLLDDEYMKERALDIKDVGNRLLKHLLGAPEIALPSDAQPFILVVRELTPSQLIHLKPDVVLGIVTMIGSASSHSAIMARAFGIPLVMGVEGKLSEPIVTGDLLILDGGAGTLAVMPNAETVGRYTELRKQHLDAKERLQELVQVPSVTPDGERLYLAANISSIKELDAALSRGADGVGLFRTEFLYMDRSRFPTEDEQFEVYKAAAERLGSATLTIRTLDIGGDKQLDYYDMPEENNPFLGYRAIRFSLDRSDLFKTQLRAILRAAVFGNIRIMYPLIASVDEVRAANALLAEAERELAAEGLPFRGGLPTGAMIEVPAAVMIADLLAKEVAFLSIGTNDLIQFTLAVDRMNDQINHMYEPYHPAVLRMLRIVAESAARSGVPVSVCGEMAGDVRAIPLWVGLGIQMLSMSVQSVLPVKATMLRTNAMACKKVTEELFALGTAAEIKERLERFHAGAAVQDERLHPGKR; encoded by the coding sequence CGATCGGAGGCTCGGAGGGCATCGCCATCGGCAAGGCGTTCGTGCTGCCCAACTGGGAATGGGAGCTGCCCGAACAGAAGATCGACGCGCTCGACCTCGCGCTCGAATTCGAACGGCTTTACGAGGGGGTCAAACGTTCGAAAACCGAGATCCGACAAATGAAAAACGATCTCGACGAAGCGGTCGGCGCCGGAGAGGCCAGCATCTTCGACGCGCATCTGGCCATTCTGGACGACCCCGTCTTCATGAACGAGATCCAGGGCATCATCCAGCGACAGTACAAGGCGGCAGAGGTTGCGGTCAAGGAAGCGATCGATCACTTCGTGACGATGTTCGACCTGCTCGACGACGAGTATATGAAGGAGCGGGCGCTCGACATCAAGGACGTCGGCAACCGGCTGCTCAAGCATCTGCTCGGCGCCCCCGAGATCGCGCTGCCTTCGGACGCCCAGCCTTTTATACTTGTCGTGCGGGAGCTGACGCCGTCCCAGCTTATCCATCTCAAGCCCGACGTCGTCCTCGGCATCGTGACGATGATCGGCAGTGCCTCCTCGCATTCGGCGATCATGGCCAGGGCATTCGGCATCCCGCTCGTCATGGGCGTCGAGGGCAAGCTGTCTGAGCCGATCGTAACGGGCGATCTGCTCATTTTGGACGGCGGAGCGGGCACGCTTGCGGTCATGCCGAACGCGGAGACGGTCGGCAGATATACGGAGCTTCGCAAGCAGCATCTGGATGCCAAGGAGCGGCTGCAGGAGCTCGTTCAGGTGCCGTCGGTCACCCCGGACGGCGAGCGGCTGTACTTGGCGGCTAATATCAGCTCGATCAAGGAGCTGGACGCGGCGCTCTCGCGAGGCGCCGACGGCGTCGGCCTGTTCCGCACCGAGTTTCTCTACATGGACCGCTCGCGGTTCCCGACGGAGGACGAACAGTTCGAGGTGTACAAGGCGGCGGCCGAACGTCTGGGGAGCGCCACGCTGACGATCCGCACGCTCGATATCGGCGGAGACAAGCAGCTGGATTACTACGATATGCCCGAAGAAAACAATCCGTTTCTCGGCTACCGCGCGATCCGCTTCAGCCTGGATCGGAGCGACCTGTTCAAGACGCAGCTGCGCGCGATCTTGCGGGCGGCCGTCTTCGGCAACATCCGCATCATGTATCCGCTCATCGCATCGGTGGACGAGGTGCGGGCAGCCAATGCGCTGCTGGCCGAGGCCGAGCGGGAGCTTGCGGCGGAAGGGCTGCCCTTCCGCGGCGGACTGCCGACCGGCGCGATGATCGAGGTGCCGGCCGCGGTGATGATCGCCGATCTGCTGGCGAAGGAGGTCGCTTTCCTCAGCATCGGCACCAACGATTTGATCCAGTTCACGCTCGCGGTGGACCGGATGAACGATCAGATCAACCATATGTACGAACCGTACCATCCCGCCGTGCTTCGCATGCTTCGCATCGTCGCGGAGTCCGCTGCCCGCAGCGGCGTTCCCGTGAGCGTATGCGGGGAGATGGCCGGAGACGTCCGGGCGATCCCGCTCTGGGTCGGGCTCGGCATTCAGATGCTCAGCATGTCCGTGCAATCTGTGCTGCCGGTGAAGGCGACAATGCTGCGCACGAATGCCATGGCCTGCAAAAAAGTGACGGAGGAGCTGTTCGCGCTCGGGACGGCCGCCGAGATCAAGGAACGGCTGGAGCGGTTCCACGCAGGCGCCGCCGTCCAAGACGAGCGGCTCCATCCGGGAAAACGGTAG
- the ccpA gene encoding catabolite control protein A, which translates to MTVTIYDVAREAGVSMATVSRVVNNNPNVKPQTRKKVYEAIERLGYRPNAVARGLASKKTTTVGVVIPDIANANFAEVARGIEDIANMYHYNIILCNADKRKEKEIRVINTLLEKQVDGLLFMGGVVTDEHIQAFNTSNVPIVLCATTDEKGTMPSVDIDHETAAYDAVRKLIGEGHTRIAMISGTLQDPANGYARYQGYKRALEESGIALDESLVRVGNYRYESGIEAVQYFLELGERPTAVFAATDEMAIGAIHGIQDAGLSVPEDFSVIGVDNIRMASMVRPLLTTVAQPMYDIGAVSMRLLTKLMKKENVEQARVTLHHELIVRNSVAPRG; encoded by the coding sequence GTGACGGTAACTATCTATGACGTAGCCCGCGAGGCCGGCGTATCGATGGCGACGGTATCCCGCGTCGTCAATAACAATCCTAACGTAAAGCCGCAGACGAGAAAAAAAGTGTACGAAGCGATCGAGCGTCTCGGCTATCGGCCGAACGCGGTGGCCCGCGGTCTGGCCAGCAAGAAGACGACGACGGTCGGCGTCGTTATCCCCGATATCGCGAACGCGAATTTTGCCGAGGTCGCGCGCGGCATCGAAGATATCGCCAACATGTATCATTACAACATCATCCTGTGCAACGCCGACAAGCGCAAGGAAAAGGAGATACGCGTCATTAACACGCTGCTCGAGAAGCAAGTGGACGGGCTTCTGTTCATGGGCGGCGTCGTGACGGACGAGCATATCCAGGCGTTTAATACGTCCAACGTGCCGATCGTGCTTTGCGCGACGACCGACGAGAAGGGCACGATGCCGTCCGTCGACATCGACCACGAGACGGCGGCTTACGACGCGGTCCGCAAGCTGATCGGCGAAGGCCATACGCGCATCGCGATGATCAGCGGCACGCTGCAGGATCCGGCCAACGGTTATGCTCGCTATCAGGGCTACAAGCGCGCGCTTGAGGAGAGCGGCATCGCACTCGACGAATCGCTCGTGCGCGTCGGCAATTACCGTTACGAGTCCGGCATCGAGGCCGTCCAGTACTTCCTCGAGCTGGGAGAACGTCCGACGGCCGTATTCGCGGCTACGGACGAGATGGCGATCGGCGCCATCCACGGTATCCAGGATGCGGGACTGTCGGTGCCGGAGGACTTCTCCGTCATCGGCGTGGACAACATCCGCATGGCTTCCATGGTCCGTCCTCTGCTGACGACCGTCGCCCAGCCGATGTACGACATCGGTGCGGTTTCGATGCGTTTGCTCACCAAATTGATGAAAAAAGAAAACGTCGAGCAGGCAAGAGTAACGCTTCATCACGAGCTGATCGTTCGCAATTCGGTCGCGCCGCGCGGCTAA
- the ytxJ gene encoding bacillithiol system redox-active protein YtxJ, whose product MSDVKRLQTVEQWEEALKNTSSKPLLVFKHSTSCPISAGAHDELDRFLGGRGEMPVDVAIVHVIEERPVSNAIAEALQVQHKSPQAILVRDGHAVWDESHWRITSEFLNERVGS is encoded by the coding sequence ATGTCGGATGTGAAAAGACTGCAGACTGTCGAACAGTGGGAAGAAGCGCTTAAGAACACGTCGAGCAAACCGCTGCTCGTCTTCAAGCACAGCACCTCCTGCCCGATCAGCGCGGGTGCGCACGATGAGCTGGACCGTTTCCTCGGCGGACGCGGCGAAATGCCCGTAGACGTCGCCATCGTGCACGTGATCGAGGAGCGCCCCGTGAGCAATGCGATCGCGGAAGCGCTGCAGGTGCAGCACAAGTCGCCGCAGGCGATTCTGGTCCGCGACGGACACGCCGTATGGGACGAATCGCACTGGCGCATAACATCGGAATTTCTGAACGAACGCGTCGGTTCGTAA
- a CDS encoding type 1 glutamine amidotransferase domain-containing protein, producing MELTEAKRIICLIDDEFEDLELWYPVYRAREEGAIVLYAGPEKGRKHIGKYGVPAVADLSYEELDAARCDGLLVPGGWAPDKIRRSERVQAFVRDIDAAGKPIGQICHAGWVLVSAKILQGRKVTSTPGIRDDMENAGAIWFDEAVVVDGNLISARRPPDLPEYAKAFCDVLYGRQS from the coding sequence ATCGAATTGACCGAAGCCAAACGCATCATTTGTCTGATCGACGACGAGTTCGAAGACCTGGAATTGTGGTATCCGGTATACCGCGCACGCGAGGAAGGCGCAATCGTCCTGTACGCAGGCCCGGAGAAGGGACGCAAGCATATCGGCAAATACGGCGTGCCTGCCGTCGCCGATTTGTCCTATGAGGAGCTGGACGCGGCTCGCTGCGACGGCCTGCTCGTGCCCGGCGGCTGGGCGCCGGACAAAATTCGCCGCAGCGAGCGCGTGCAGGCTTTCGTGCGGGATATCGACGCCGCCGGCAAGCCGATCGGCCAGATCTGCCATGCGGGATGGGTGCTCGTCTCCGCCAAGATCCTGCAAGGCCGCAAGGTCACGTCAACCCCCGGCATCCGCGACGATATGGAAAATGCGGGCGCGATCTGGTTCGACGAGGCCGTTGTCGTAGACGGCAATCTGATCTCCGCGCGGCGTCCGCCGGACCTGCCCGAGTATGCGAAGGCATTTTGCGACGTATTGTACGGAAGACAGTCCTGA